The Nitrospira sp. CR1.1 genome has a segment encoding these proteins:
- a CDS encoding ribonuclease Z — protein sequence MVHSVHCHHRRAKLSRLSGRPVAGAGTSRCHRRAIERSAVCLRSVPGGNLSTAPLDCRLGWPGLGQLVGRLQKLVCHHRSPCRRSHPAVWCHASGAGVASKRCSMNPSFSSFLVNDAFGDPGLFVEVRWSKRALLFDLGHNDALGPTRLLRASDIFISHTHMDHFIGFDALLRVALGRGKTLRLHGPPGLTSNVQGKLQGYTWNLVDGYPLTISVQEFHADGIRTATFQATNGFQRQDGPNVTLADGLTDGSLTVLQDPMFTVHASALNHRIPSFAYALQEQFHVNFNKERLHAAGLPVGYWLKEVKQYLWQGQPDDFRFVATLYHEHHREEREFVLGEIRDRFITLTRGQKIAYVVDARYDPENENKIVDLARGADIFYCEAPYLDRDADKARDRYHLTARQAGVMARKAAVRELVVFHFSPRYTGLGHEIEAEARKAFRGE from the coding sequence ATGGTTCATTCTGTTCATTGCCACCATCGTCGAGCTAAACTTTCGCGGCTTTCTGGTAGGCCGGTTGCTGGCGCTGGGACTTCCCGCTGCCATCGCCGTGCCATTGAGCGCTCTGCTGTTTGCCTTCGATCCGTTCCTGGTGGCAACCTTTCAACAGCTCCACTGGATTGCCGTCTGGGATGGCCTGGTCTGGGGCAGCTTGTGGGTCGCCTCCAGAAACTTGTCTGTCACCATCGTAGCCCATGCCGTCGAAGTCATCCTGCTGTATGGTGTCATGCGAGTGGTGCTGGGGTAGCCTCGAAACGGTGCAGCATGAATCCCTCCTTCTCCAGCTTTCTCGTCAATGATGCGTTCGGCGACCCCGGTCTGTTTGTCGAAGTGCGGTGGTCGAAACGCGCCCTCTTGTTCGACCTCGGTCACAACGATGCCCTTGGGCCGACGCGCCTGTTGCGCGCGAGCGATATCTTTATCTCCCACACCCACATGGACCACTTCATCGGGTTTGACGCTCTGCTGCGCGTCGCCCTCGGCCGCGGCAAAACGTTGCGACTCCACGGGCCACCGGGCCTGACCTCAAATGTTCAAGGAAAACTTCAGGGCTATACCTGGAACCTCGTGGACGGTTACCCGCTCACGATCTCCGTGCAAGAGTTTCATGCTGATGGGATCAGAACAGCGACCTTTCAAGCCACGAATGGTTTTCAACGTCAGGACGGACCGAATGTAACATTGGCCGACGGCCTCACCGATGGGTCCCTCACGGTGCTCCAAGATCCCATGTTCACCGTGCACGCGTCGGCACTCAACCACCGCATCCCTTCATTCGCCTATGCCTTGCAGGAGCAGTTCCATGTCAACTTCAACAAAGAACGATTGCACGCAGCGGGGCTTCCGGTGGGTTACTGGCTGAAAGAAGTGAAACAGTATCTGTGGCAAGGCCAGCCCGACGACTTTCGGTTTGTCGCCACGCTCTACCATGAACATCATCGGGAAGAACGCGAGTTTGTCCTGGGTGAGATCCGCGACCGCTTCATCACTCTCACGCGCGGCCAGAAAATCGCCTATGTTGTGGATGCTCGCTACGATCCGGAGAACGAAAACAAGATTGTGGATCTTGCGCGAGGCGCCGACATCTTTTACTGTGAGGCCCCCTATCTGGACCGGGATGCGGACAAGGCGCGGGACCGGTATCACCTCACGGCCAGGCAGGCCGGCGTGATGGCAAGAAAGGCTGCCGTGCGCGAATTAGTCGTGTTTCACTTTTCGCCGCGGTATACGGGGCTGGGGCACGAGATCGAAGCGGAGGCGCGAAAAGCCTTCCGCGGAGAGTGA
- a CDS encoding DUF3147 domain-containing protein: MGEWAKYALYFLLGGTIVSISTYLGSQGRSFLAAFASTFPAMTGATFILIYLNGGSEHLVTYAKNLLWFVPPWLVYVGCMIYGVERIGFWLSMAGSLALYMVCVALVKFLAR; encoded by the coding sequence ATGGGTGAGTGGGCGAAGTACGCACTCTACTTCCTGTTGGGCGGCACCATCGTCAGCATCTCCACATACCTCGGTTCGCAGGGGCGGTCGTTTCTCGCCGCCTTCGCGAGCACCTTCCCCGCAATGACCGGCGCGACGTTTATCCTCATCTATCTCAACGGCGGCAGTGAACACCTCGTCACCTATGCCAAAAACCTGCTCTGGTTCGTACCCCCCTGGCTGGTGTATGTCGGGTGCATGATCTACGGCGTCGAACGGATCGGGTTTTGGCTCTCAATGGCCGGCTCACTTGCCCTCTACATGGTTTGCGTCGCGCTGGTGAAATTCCTGGCGCGATAG
- a CDS encoding type II toxin-antitoxin system prevent-host-death family antitoxin, whose amino-acid sequence MPMTKTMSLKQARSRFSSLVDKADRLSERVIVTKNGAPKAVVMGAEEFESWVETLELLSHPKAVKSLEQGLKEAKAGKLRSFKDVFGEKQ is encoded by the coding sequence ATGCCAATGACAAAAACCATGTCGCTCAAACAAGCCCGCTCCCGCTTCTCCTCTTTGGTGGACAAGGCCGATCGCTTGTCAGAGCGAGTCATCGTCACAAAAAATGGGGCGCCTAAGGCGGTCGTCATGGGCGCGGAAGAATTTGAAAGCTGGGTTGAGACGTTGGAACTGCTCTCACATCCAAAAGCGGTGAAGTCTCTTGAGCAAGGACTGAAGGAAGCGAAGGCAGGGAAACTCCGGTCGTTCAAGGACGTGTTCGGCGAAAAGCAGTGA
- a CDS encoding nucleotidyltransferase domain-containing protein, whose protein sequence is MNLQALPQFLSEQIPDLLATYQFGSQAQGTARPDSDIDLAVLTRNPISGELFFQLAQELAVRLGRDVDLLDLRSTTTVMRAQIISTGRCLESCDDQARAEFEMYAYSDYARLNEERRDLLKDIKERGLIYG, encoded by the coding sequence ATGAACCTTCAAGCTCTCCCACAATTTCTGTCCGAGCAGATCCCCGATCTGCTGGCTACCTACCAATTCGGCTCACAGGCCCAGGGCACCGCGCGGCCGGACAGTGACATCGATCTCGCTGTGCTGACGCGCAATCCGATCTCCGGTGAGTTGTTCTTTCAATTGGCACAGGAGCTTGCCGTACGTCTTGGCCGCGATGTGGACCTATTGGACCTGAGGAGTACGACGACGGTCATGCGCGCGCAAATTATTAGTACCGGTCGATGCCTCGAAAGTTGTGACGACCAGGCCCGAGCCGAATTCGAAATGTATGCGTACTCCGACTATGCGAGGCTCAACGAAGAACGACGGGATCTACTGAAAGACATCAAAGAGCGCGGGCTGATCTATGGCTGA
- a CDS encoding DUF86 domain-containing protein gives MADDVVLNKAASIERCLARISEEYAGKREHLYENQTKQDAIVLNLQRACETAIDLAMYVISQRRFGLPQESRDAIPVLQAADILSSKLAKRMRRMVGFRNVAVYDYTRLNLDIIQTIITKHLGDFRQFSAAIVKACG, from the coding sequence ATGGCTGACGACGTAGTGCTGAACAAGGCGGCAAGTATCGAACGATGCCTCGCCCGCATCAGCGAAGAGTATGCCGGCAAACGTGAACATCTCTATGAGAATCAAACGAAGCAAGATGCCATCGTTCTCAATCTTCAACGCGCATGCGAAACCGCGATCGATCTCGCCATGTATGTCATCAGCCAACGCAGGTTCGGCTTGCCACAGGAAAGCCGAGATGCCATTCCTGTCCTGCAGGCTGCCGACATACTTTCATCAAAGCTCGCGAAACGCATGCGGCGAATGGTCGGCTTCCGCAACGTGGCCGTATATGATTACACCCGCCTCAATCTCGATATTATCCAGACAATCATTACGAAACACCTCGGCGACTTCCGACAATTCTCGGCTGCGATCGTGAAGGCCTGTGGATAG
- a CDS encoding arylamine N-acetyltransferase, giving the protein MLDRSAYLARIGYQGPLTSSVETLRGLHRAHVMTVPFENLDIHLGRPISLDPSDLFRKVVLQRRGGYCFELNGLFALLLEDVGFAVTRLAARVLYGAEGERPRSHQLLMVKTGANAWIVDVGFGGHGLLEPLRLAIGEEGRQGQECFRLVVGERGEYLLQGERDRLWMDIYSFGLESCLPVDYLFASYYHSHSPDSLFTQQRICTMPTPEGRASLIDNVLKVRGHEGTQELHVKSEEQCKTLLQEHFGLTINDHLMF; this is encoded by the coding sequence ATGCTTGATCGTTCTGCCTATCTTGCGCGCATCGGGTATCAAGGGCCGTTGACGTCTTCAGTGGAGACCTTACGGGGCTTGCATCGAGCCCATGTGATGACCGTGCCGTTCGAAAATCTGGATATCCATCTTGGGCGGCCGATCTCGCTGGATCCGTCGGACCTCTTTCGCAAGGTTGTGCTTCAACGTCGGGGCGGATATTGTTTCGAGTTGAACGGACTATTTGCGCTGCTTTTGGAAGATGTGGGGTTTGCGGTGACCAGGCTGGCCGCCCGGGTGTTGTATGGTGCGGAAGGGGAGAGGCCGAGAAGTCATCAGCTGTTGATGGTCAAGACGGGCGCGAACGCATGGATCGTGGATGTTGGGTTCGGAGGTCATGGATTACTTGAACCTTTGAGGCTGGCGATTGGAGAAGAAGGGCGGCAGGGGCAAGAGTGCTTCAGGCTCGTTGTCGGCGAACGAGGTGAGTATCTGCTGCAAGGCGAGCGTGATCGTCTCTGGATGGACATCTATTCCTTCGGACTCGAATCCTGCCTGCCGGTGGACTATCTGTTCGCGAGCTACTACCACTCGCACTCACCGGACTCCCTCTTTACTCAGCAGCGTATCTGCACGATGCCGACTCCCGAGGGGAGGGCGTCACTCATCGACAATGTGCTGAAGGTGCGCGGGCATGAAGGTACGCAGGAACTTCATGTGAAAAGTGAAGAGCAGTGCAAAACGCTACTCCAGGAGCACTTTGGATTAACCATTAACGATCACTTGATGTTTTGA